In the Pseudonocardia sediminis genome, CGCCCGGTCCCGATGGAGATCATCCGGGAGTCCCTGGAGGTCGCGCTGCAGGCCCCGAGCGGGTCGAACACGCAGGGCTGGCACTGGATCGTCGTCACCGATCCGGAGAAGAAGCGCGTGATCGGCGACTACTACGCGCAGGCGTTCGGGGCCTACCGCAACTCCCCGATGTACGCGACCAACCACACCTCCGGCGACGCCGACCGCGACGCCACCCAGGGCCGCGTCGCCTCCAGCGCGGAGTACCTCGCCGAGCGCATGGGCGAGGTCCCGGTGCTGGTCATCGGCGCGCTGAAGGCCGGGAAGGACCTGCCGGCGAAGAACCAGGCCGGGCTGTGGGGCTCGCTGCTCCCGGCGGCGTGGAGCCTGCAGCTGGCCCTGCGCGCCCGCGGGCTGGGCAGCGCGTGGACGACGCTGCACCTGCAGTACGAGACCGAGATCGCGCAGCTGCTCGGCATCCCGGAAGACGTCCGCCAGGGTGTCCTGCTCCCGGTCGCCTACTACACCGGCAAGGATTTCAAGCCCGCTCCGCGCCAGCCCCTCGACACGGTCCTGCACGTCGACACCTGGTGACCCCTCGTGCGCGGATATCGCTGCCAGGGCAGCGATATCCGCGCACGGGTGAGGCTCAGATGGGGAGCTTGCGGAAGATCGGGCGCGGGACGTGGCGCAGGGCGCTCATCACGTACCGGTACGGCGCCGGGGCCCAGACGAGCTCCTTCTGCTTGCGCACCGCGTCGACGATCACGTCGGCCACCGCCTCGGGGGTGGTGGACAGCGGGGCCGGGTCGAGGCCCTCGGTCATCTTCGTGTGCACGAACCCGGGCCGGACGATCGAGACCGTGATCCCGGACGGGCGCAGGGCCTCGGTCAGGCCGGTGTAGAACGCGTCCATCCCGGCCTTGGTGGAGCCGTAGACGAAGTTGGAGCGGCGCGCCCGCTCCCCGGCCACCGACGAGATCGCGACCAGCGAGCCGTGCCCCTGGGCGGTGAAGCGCTCACCCAGCGCCACCCCGGTCGAGACGGCGGCGGTGTAGTTGACCTGCGCCAGATCGACGGCGGTGTCGACGTCGGTCCAGGCCTTC is a window encoding:
- a CDS encoding nitroreductase family protein, with the protein product MSDLLPLDPDQLLSSTRSVRKRLDFDRPVPMEIIRESLEVALQAPSGSNTQGWHWIVVTDPEKKRVIGDYYAQAFGAYRNSPMYATNHTSGDADRDATQGRVASSAEYLAERMGEVPVLVIGALKAGKDLPAKNQAGLWGSLLPAAWSLQLALRARGLGSAWTTLHLQYETEIAQLLGIPEDVRQGVLLPVAYYTGKDFKPAPRQPLDTVLHVDTW
- a CDS encoding decaprenylphospho-beta-D-erythro-pentofuranosid-2-ulose 2-reductase; protein product: MIDAVGNPQSILLLGGTSEIGLATVRAFAADRPMRVVLAARPGPRLDAARTGIEALGCAVETVEFDARAVETHSDVVRKAFAGGDIDVAIVAFGLLGDNEKAWTDVDTAVDLAQVNYTAAVSTGVALGERFTAQGHGSLVAISSVAGERARRSNFVYGSTKAGMDAFYTGLTEALRPSGITVSIVRPGFVHTKMTEGLDPAPLSTTPEAVADVIVDAVRKQKELVWAPAPYRYVMSALRHVPRPIFRKLPI